The following proteins are encoded in a genomic region of Phycisphaera sp.:
- the purB gene encoding adenylosuccinate lyase yields the protein MTNSANDTYTSPLASRNASPEMLRIWSPRHKFNTWRRIWLAVAEAQHEVTKGWGSQRAPRASEGTAVPPAHDAAIPPARAGGSLGQGPLVTKEQLDELRAVVERGITDEEIARASELERDLRHDVMAHVHCLGEQCPKAKGIIHLGCTSQDVVCNADLLTILESARLTQLKLASVIRSLSEFAHQWRETPTLAFTHYQAAQPTTVGRRAAQWGYELSLCEDRVGDQADPDSLRMLWRGLRGASGTQASFVNLFDGDLDLIDYFEANFIERLCEYNKWVPRHKLTTQTYPRVYDTFVLADLASTASVLHKIATDIRLLSNRKEIDEPFGAKQIGSSAMPYKRNPMKCERICGLTRFVMNLVGNAYDTAATQWLERTLDDSSNRRLSLPEAFLALDGALDLMHQVASGLVVHEAMVRKNLMAELPFLATENIMMEAVKLGGDRQELHEKIRVHAQAAGMKVKQEGQDNDLIERLRADEAFGAVHHLLTEDQLLDPMKYVGRSVEQTERFLKEVVEPLRERYGADLDSLGGSDRGV from the coding sequence ATGACCAATTCAGCCAACGACACGTACACCTCCCCGCTCGCCTCCCGCAACGCGTCCCCGGAAATGCTCCGCATCTGGAGCCCGAGGCACAAGTTCAACACCTGGCGGCGGATCTGGCTGGCGGTGGCCGAGGCCCAGCACGAGGTGACGAAGGGCTGGGGATCCCAACGAGCCCCTCGCGCAAGCGAGGGGACTGCGGTACCTCCGGCACATGATGCGGCCATTCCCCCCGCTCGCGCGGGGGGCTCGTTGGGGCAAGGCCCCTTGGTCACCAAGGAACAGCTCGATGAGCTTCGAGCGGTGGTCGAGCGAGGCATCACCGACGAGGAGATCGCCCGCGCGAGCGAGCTCGAACGCGACCTGCGCCACGACGTGATGGCCCACGTGCACTGCCTGGGCGAGCAGTGCCCCAAGGCGAAGGGGATCATCCACCTGGGGTGTACGAGCCAGGATGTGGTGTGTAATGCGGATTTGTTAACGATCTTGGAATCTGCACGGCTCACGCAATTGAAGCTCGCAAGCGTGATCCGTTCTCTCAGCGAGTTCGCCCATCAATGGCGAGAGACTCCCACTCTGGCGTTCACACACTATCAAGCCGCTCAGCCCACAACGGTTGGACGCCGTGCCGCTCAATGGGGCTACGAACTGTCGCTGTGTGAAGATCGTGTAGGCGACCAAGCGGATCCGGACTCGCTGCGGATGCTGTGGCGAGGCTTACGCGGAGCATCTGGAACGCAAGCATCGTTCGTGAATCTCTTCGATGGTGATCTGGATCTGATCGATTACTTCGAAGCGAACTTTATTGAGCGACTATGCGAGTACAACAAATGGGTACCACGACACAAGCTCACGACGCAGACGTATCCGCGCGTCTATGACACTTTCGTCCTCGCCGATCTCGCCTCCACCGCCTCCGTCCTCCACAAGATCGCCACCGACATCCGCCTCTTGAGCAACCGCAAGGAGATCGACGAGCCATTCGGTGCCAAGCAGATCGGCTCGTCGGCCATGCCCTACAAGCGCAACCCGATGAAGTGCGAGCGGATCTGCGGGCTCACGCGCTTCGTGATGAACCTGGTGGGCAACGCCTACGACACCGCCGCCACGCAGTGGCTCGAACGCACACTCGACGACTCGAGCAATCGCCGGTTGTCTCTGCCGGAAGCGTTCCTCGCCCTCGATGGCGCGCTCGACCTGATGCACCAGGTGGCGTCGGGCTTGGTCGTGCACGAGGCCATGGTCCGCAAGAACCTGATGGCTGAGCTGCCCTTCCTGGCGACCGAGAACATCATGATGGAGGCCGTCAAGCTCGGCGGCGATCGGCAGGAGCTGCACGAGAAGATCCGCGTGCACGCTCAGGCGGCTGGCATGAAGGTCAAGCAGGAGGGCCAGGACAACGACCTAATCGAACGGCTGCGGGCCGACGAGGCGTTCGGGGCCGTACACCACCTGCTGACCGAGGACCAGTTGCTCGACCCGATGAAGTACGTGGGGCGGAGCGTCGAGCAGACCGAGCGATTCCTCAAGGAAGTGGTCGAGCCGCTACGGGAGAGGTACGGAGCAGACCTGGATTCGCTAGGGGGGAGTGATCGGGGGGTGTAG
- a CDS encoding DUF2089 domain-containing protein, with the protein MTMQHPLTNQTSPQASEKPALERSPLARLPADDLSLVVEFVLCSGSLKDLAKQYGVSYPTIRGRLDGVIERLRAAVEDRPRDPLAETLAEMVQRGELSAGGARRVLAAARERAENGQENNLKGVS; encoded by the coding sequence ATGACCATGCAGCACCCACTCACCAACCAAACAAGCCCGCAGGCGTCCGAGAAGCCGGCCCTGGAACGGTCCCCGCTGGCCCGGCTGCCCGCCGATGACCTCTCGCTCGTCGTCGAGTTCGTGCTGTGCTCGGGCTCGCTGAAGGACCTAGCCAAGCAGTACGGCGTGAGCTATCCGACGATTCGGGGCCGGCTGGACGGGGTCATCGAGCGGCTGCGGGCGGCGGTGGAAGACCGGCCGCGGGACCCGCTGGCCGAGACACTGGCCGAAATGGTGCAGCGGGGCGAGCTATCGGCGGGCGGGGCCCGGCGGGTGCTGGCGGCGGCCCGGGAGCGGGCGGAGAACGGACAAGAGAACAACCTGAAGGGGGTGTCGTGA